The Congregibacter litoralis KT71 genome contains a region encoding:
- a CDS encoding PDZ domain-containing protein has translation MNTIKCLVASTALLCAGSTAFAAHHEGPGNKAVAEGWFEASCGDLEGFVEYVDMHMADDGVFTPDRYVGLGFTVDNDKGDDFGTIMSVTPGTPAASVLKAGDQFVSVNGMPSTWENRDKTTFRGKPGEPVKAVIMRDGKEMSVEVNRGIIAARNDKSTVLKNLGMADASDWGTGECSVLEVVAEGDVVYLTAEYSDTETETGYPFTQRQIMRIKFNGDGKIMEAMGMGENQFVLEQLGYRISR, from the coding sequence ATGAATACGATTAAGTGCCTAGTGGCAAGTACTGCTCTATTGTGTGCGGGCTCCACTGCTTTCGCCGCGCATCACGAAGGACCGGGAAATAAAGCCGTAGCTGAGGGTTGGTTCGAAGCGTCCTGCGGTGATCTCGAGGGTTTTGTTGAGTACGTCGATATGCATATGGCAGACGATGGTGTCTTCACACCCGATCGCTATGTCGGCCTTGGCTTTACCGTCGACAATGATAAAGGGGACGACTTTGGAACGATCATGAGCGTCACACCAGGCACCCCAGCCGCCAGTGTTCTCAAGGCAGGCGATCAGTTTGTGTCAGTCAATGGAATGCCCTCCACCTGGGAAAACCGTGACAAAACAACGTTTCGTGGAAAGCCCGGCGAGCCGGTAAAAGCGGTAATCATGCGTGATGGCAAGGAGATGTCCGTAGAGGTTAATCGTGGAATCATCGCTGCCAGGAATGACAAAAGCACGGTTCTGAAAAATCTGGGCATGGCGGACGCGAGCGATTGGGGCACCGGCGAGTGTAGTGTCCTGGAGGTCGTGGCTGAGGGTGATGTGGTCTACCTGACCGCTGAATACAGTGACACCGAAACAGAGACCGGCTACCCCTTCACCCAGCGTCAGATCATGCGTATCAAGTTCAATGGCGACGGCAAGATCATGGAAGCCATGGGAATGGGTGAGAACCAGTTTGTTCTGGAACAGCTCGGCTACAGAATAAGCCGCTAG
- the urtE gene encoding urea ABC transporter ATP-binding subunit UrtE, with amino-acid sequence MLAIEGLNQYYGASHTLRDVTLSVDRERIFCLMGRNGVGKTTLLNSVLGLLPASGGSITLAGEHIEQLPTEERVGRGIAYVPQGRMIFPELTVMENLNVALAGRRRRGKELPEQIFEFFPVLAEMADRRGGDLSGGQQQQLAIGRALVLEPKILLLDEPCEGIQPNIVQLIGDVIQRLRREQKISVLLVEQKLPFARAVADDFAIMDRGQIVAQGAMDELSDALVEEYLTV; translated from the coding sequence ATGTTAGCTATCGAGGGACTCAATCAGTACTACGGCGCGAGCCATACTCTGCGTGACGTGACGCTCAGCGTCGACAGGGAACGCATATTTTGCCTTATGGGGCGCAACGGCGTGGGGAAAACCACGCTTCTCAACAGCGTCCTCGGACTGCTGCCTGCCTCCGGGGGAAGTATCACCCTCGCCGGGGAGCACATCGAGCAGCTTCCCACGGAAGAGCGGGTGGGGCGGGGTATTGCCTATGTGCCCCAGGGCCGCATGATTTTTCCGGAGCTGACGGTGATGGAAAATCTGAACGTGGCCCTGGCGGGACGCAGACGTCGCGGCAAAGAACTCCCCGAGCAGATCTTTGAGTTCTTCCCCGTGCTTGCAGAGATGGCTGACCGTCGTGGGGGGGATCTCTCGGGAGGACAGCAGCAGCAGTTGGCCATCGGCCGGGCGCTGGTCCTTGAACCAAAGATTCTGTTACTCGATGAGCCCTGTGAAGGCATTCAGCCCAACATCGTGCAACTCATCGGGGATGTGATCCAGCGTCTGCGGAGGGAGCAAAAGATCAGCGTGCTCCTCGTGGAACAGAAGCTTCCCTTCGCCCGCGCAGTGGCTGATGATTTTGCCATCATGGATCGGGGGCAGATTGTGGCCCAGGGGGCTATGGATGAGCTTTCCGATGCGCTGGTCGAAGAGTATCTAACCGTCTAG
- the urtD gene encoding urea ABC transporter ATP-binding protein UrtD, whose protein sequence is MMTESIDTRHGVILYLEDVSVSFSGYKALNNLSLAVDRGELRCLIGPNGAGKTTLMDVITGKTKPDQGSAYLGQDINLLENDEATIARLGIGRKFQKPSVFPVQSVRENLALAVKGHRSPWEALRYRPSSEDDDRIASLLTTIGLDVVAHKLAGGLSHGQKQWLEIGMLLAQEPSLLLIDEPVAGMTQQETERTAALLQSLVPQRSVIVVEHDMVFVRSIARKVTVLHEGSVLMEGSIDEVQSDGRVREVYLGEAC, encoded by the coding sequence ATGATGACTGAGTCCATCGACACGCGGCATGGCGTGATTCTGTATCTTGAGGACGTGAGCGTCAGTTTTTCCGGATACAAGGCATTGAACAACTTGTCCCTAGCAGTGGACCGCGGCGAATTGCGCTGTCTTATCGGTCCCAACGGCGCGGGGAAAACAACGCTCATGGACGTGATCACGGGAAAAACCAAGCCGGACCAGGGATCGGCCTATCTGGGACAGGACATCAATCTTCTGGAGAATGACGAAGCGACCATCGCCCGGTTGGGTATCGGCAGGAAGTTCCAAAAACCCTCCGTGTTCCCCGTGCAGAGCGTGCGCGAGAACCTCGCCCTGGCGGTGAAAGGCCATCGTAGTCCCTGGGAGGCCCTGCGTTATCGACCGAGCTCGGAAGACGACGATCGCATTGCATCTTTGTTGACAACAATCGGGCTGGACGTCGTCGCCCACAAGCTCGCGGGTGGTTTATCCCACGGTCAGAAACAGTGGCTGGAGATCGGTATGCTCCTGGCGCAGGAGCCTTCGCTGCTTCTGATTGATGAACCTGTGGCGGGTATGACGCAGCAGGAAACGGAACGCACAGCGGCGCTCCTCCAGTCCCTGGTGCCCCAGCGGTCCGTGATCGTGGTGGAACATGACATGGTGTTTGTACGCTCCATCGCCCGCAAGGTAACCGTGCTCCACGAGGGCTCCGTACTCATGGAGGGCAGTATCGACGAGGTGCAGTCCGATGGGCGTGTGCGTGAGGTGTATCTGGGCGAAGCATGTTAG
- the urtC gene encoding urea ABC transporter permease subunit UrtC: MSASALFTGDRASGLTVTLLLGLAVVVPLLNLLLPQESMFALSSYSVSLLGKYLCYALLALALDLLWGYAGLLSLGHGAFFALGGYAMGMYLMRQIGSRGVYGDPELPDFMIFLDWQELPWYWLGFDSFPFAMAMALLIPGILALVFGWLAFRSRVGGVYFSIMTQAMTFALMLAFFRNEMGFGGNNGLTDFKDVLGFDLQSDAVRCGLFVVTALTLLGSYLACRKMLTTRFGSVIIALRDGESRVRFLGYSVASYKLVVFVISAMLAGLAGALYVPQVGIINPGEFAPLNSIEIAIWVAVGGRGTLHGAMLGAVIIAAAETLLTAQLPELWLFALGALFLLVTLFLPRGFAGLLGGRHDD, encoded by the coding sequence ATGTCGGCCAGCGCTTTGTTTACCGGTGATCGAGCCAGCGGGCTGACCGTGACCCTGCTCCTGGGCCTGGCGGTTGTCGTGCCCCTGTTAAACCTCCTTTTGCCTCAGGAGTCCATGTTCGCTCTGTCCAGCTACAGCGTGTCGCTCCTGGGAAAATACCTCTGCTACGCACTCCTGGCACTGGCCTTGGACCTGCTGTGGGGATACGCCGGTCTCCTGAGTCTCGGCCACGGAGCGTTTTTTGCCCTCGGTGGCTACGCCATGGGCATGTATCTCATGCGACAGATCGGTAGTCGCGGTGTGTATGGGGACCCGGAGCTGCCGGACTTCATGATCTTTCTCGACTGGCAGGAGCTCCCCTGGTACTGGCTGGGCTTTGACAGTTTCCCCTTCGCCATGGCCATGGCGCTGTTGATTCCCGGAATCCTTGCCCTGGTCTTTGGTTGGCTGGCATTCCGATCCCGGGTCGGTGGAGTATATTTTTCCATCATGACCCAGGCCATGACCTTCGCATTGATGCTGGCCTTTTTTCGCAATGAAATGGGCTTCGGGGGCAATAACGGGCTTACGGATTTTAAGGACGTTCTGGGTTTTGATTTACAGTCGGACGCGGTCCGCTGCGGCCTCTTTGTGGTGACGGCACTCACTTTGCTGGGAAGTTATCTCGCCTGTCGGAAAATGCTGACTACGCGGTTTGGCAGCGTGATCATCGCCTTGCGCGACGGAGAGTCGCGGGTACGTTTTCTGGGTTACTCCGTCGCGAGCTACAAGCTGGTGGTGTTCGTGATCTCTGCCATGCTCGCGGGTCTTGCGGGTGCCCTCTACGTGCCCCAGGTGGGCATCATTAATCCCGGTGAGTTTGCGCCCCTGAACTCCATTGAGATTGCGATCTGGGTGGCGGTCGGGGGGCGGGGCACACTGCATGGAGCCATGCTCGGCGCCGTCATCATCGCGGCGGCGGAAACTTTGCTCACGGCGCAACTGCCGGAGCTCTGGCTGTTTGCCCTGGGCGCGCTGTTCCTGCTGGTCACCCTGTTCCTGCCTCGGGGCTTTGCGGGTCTTCTGGGAGGGCGGCATGATGACTGA
- the urtB gene encoding urea ABC transporter permease subunit UrtB gives MLILRALLLCLLCTGAARAETLRDWVNALGEADAAEKRELLAKIAASGNEKTDAVFDAVSRGALYRDRRSNAVVLAERDGSSYQLRDVLSGEDLGTAGRRDVRRVAIDNSLRAELQSLQAIARLSSESVEQRADAIAAVLAAPTDAALKALAAREPLESDAALQDQIAIGLALQALSRGDAQNIMTALKTLRGRVDPTVRAALLALESRQELPQTVRDEASRLLLLAENRLLWLSRLESLFFGLSLGSVLLLSAVGLAITFGVMGVINMAHGELIMLGAYTTWVLQQWLPGQPGVALLLAIPFAFLVSAIVGLIIERGVIRFLYGRPLETLLATFGISLILQQAVRSIFSPLNRSVLTPEWLAGSWEITAGLSLTYNRMAILLFSLLVFAGLLTLMRYTRLGLQVRAVAQNRAMARALGVRSSRVDALTFALGSGVAGVAGVALSQLTNVGPNLGQSYIIDSFLVVVFGGVGNLWGTLVAAFSLGVANKVIEPLAGAVLAKIVLLVFLILFLQRRPQGLFPGTGREDSH, from the coding sequence ATGTTGATTCTTCGTGCCCTGTTGCTGTGCCTGCTGTGTACCGGTGCGGCACGGGCTGAGACGCTCCGGGACTGGGTAAACGCTCTGGGGGAGGCAGATGCCGCCGAGAAGCGGGAGCTTCTGGCGAAGATTGCCGCCAGCGGCAACGAAAAAACCGATGCAGTGTTTGACGCGGTGTCTCGCGGTGCCCTGTACCGAGACCGGAGAAGCAATGCCGTCGTACTGGCGGAGCGCGACGGCTCAAGCTATCAGCTCCGGGATGTTCTCAGCGGTGAGGATCTGGGAACAGCCGGTCGTCGCGACGTGCGTCGCGTTGCCATCGACAATAGTTTGCGAGCCGAGCTCCAAAGCCTCCAGGCCATAGCCCGGCTGTCTTCAGAGAGCGTGGAGCAACGGGCGGACGCCATCGCCGCTGTTCTCGCTGCGCCTACGGACGCCGCCTTGAAAGCCTTGGCCGCGCGGGAGCCTCTGGAGTCGGATGCGGCTCTACAGGACCAGATTGCTATTGGTCTGGCCCTCCAAGCCCTTTCCCGGGGTGACGCGCAAAACATTATGACTGCCCTGAAAACCCTTCGGGGACGTGTTGATCCCACGGTGCGCGCCGCGCTCCTGGCCCTGGAGTCGCGCCAGGAACTGCCGCAAACGGTTCGCGATGAGGCGAGCCGTCTTCTGTTGCTGGCCGAGAACCGGCTGCTGTGGCTGAGCCGTCTGGAGTCGCTGTTTTTCGGACTGAGTCTGGGCTCCGTGCTCCTCCTCTCCGCCGTCGGTCTCGCCATTACCTTTGGCGTGATGGGGGTTATCAACATGGCCCACGGGGAGCTCATCATGCTGGGCGCCTACACCACCTGGGTGCTACAGCAATGGCTTCCCGGTCAGCCCGGGGTCGCGCTGCTCCTCGCCATACCGTTCGCGTTTCTGGTCTCTGCGATTGTCGGCCTCATTATTGAGCGGGGGGTGATCCGCTTTTTGTATGGCCGTCCACTCGAAACCCTGCTGGCAACCTTTGGTATCAGTCTGATTCTGCAGCAGGCCGTGCGCTCAATTTTCTCCCCCCTCAACCGCTCGGTGCTGACGCCCGAGTGGCTTGCGGGATCCTGGGAAATCACCGCAGGCCTGTCCCTTACCTATAACCGCATGGCCATCCTGCTGTTTTCGCTGCTGGTTTTTGCGGGCTTGCTAACGCTTATGCGCTACACGCGCCTCGGGCTACAGGTGCGGGCCGTGGCCCAGAATCGCGCCATGGCCCGCGCCCTCGGCGTGCGCAGCTCGCGGGTCGATGCCCTGACCTTTGCCCTGGGTTCCGGGGTTGCCGGCGTGGCGGGCGTTGCGCTGTCGCAGCTGACGAACGTGGGTCCGAACCTGGGGCAGTCTTACATTATTGATTCCTTTCTGGTGGTGGTGTTTGGTGGCGTCGGTAATCTCTGGGGCACTTTGGTGGCGGCCTTTTCCCTGGGCGTGGCCAATAAAGTGATCGAGCCCCTTGCGGGTGCGGTACTCGCCAAAATCGTATTGCTGGTATTCCTCATTCTTTTTCTCCAGCGACGGCCCCAGGGTTTGTTCCCCGGTACGGGTCGTGAGGACAGCCATTGA